One Apodemus sylvaticus chromosome 14, mApoSyl1.1, whole genome shotgun sequence DNA window includes the following coding sequences:
- the Fbh1 gene encoding F-box DNA helicase 1 isoform X4, giving the protein MAKSNSVGQDSCQDSEGGMIFPAESSCTLPQVDNGEVRLGSSGSAQPARKRSHSFEEGTESGQWDGVSKKTARHRLLPSCARLREVRQEAEDGLSQCSAASGETGRDIEDIGPDPLPDTYYGLLGTLPCQEVPSHICRLPSEVLRHIFAFLPVEDLYWNLSLVCHLWREIINDPLFIPWKKLYHRYLMNEEQAVSKVDGILSSHGIEKDSDLCVLNLIRYTATTKCSPSVDPERVLWSLRDHPLLMEAEACMRQQLPDLYAAAGGINVWALVAAMVLLSSCVNDIQHLLFCLRRPSSTVTVPDVTETLYCIAVLLYAMREKGINISNRIHYNIFYCLYLQENSCTQATKVTEEPSVWPGKKTSIQLTHEQQLILNHKMEPLQVVKIMAFAGTGKTSTLVKYAEKWSQSRFLYVTFNKSIAKQAELVFPSNVICKTFHSMAYSHVGRKYQLKKKLNLFKLTPFMVNSVLAEGKGGFIRAKLVCKTLENFFASADEELTIDHVPIWCKNSQGQRVMVEQSEKLNGVLEASRLWDNMRKLGDCKEEAYQMTHDGYLKLWQLSKPLLASFDAIFVDEAQDCTPAIMNIVLSQPCGKIFVGDPHQQIYTFRGAVNALFTVPHTHVFYLTQSFRFGVEIAYVGATILDVCKRVRKKTLVGGNHQSGIRGDVKGQVALLSRTNANVFDEAVRVTEGESPARIHLIGGIKSFGLDRIIDIWTLLQPEEERRKRDLIIKDRFIRRWVHKEGFSGFKRYVTAAEDKELEAKIAVVEKYNIRIPELVERIERCHIEDLDFAEYILGTVHKAKGLEFDTVHVLDDFVKVPCARHNLAQLPHFRVESFSEDEWNLLYVAVTRAKKRLIMTKSLENILTLAGEYFLQAELTSSVLKTGVVHCCVGQCANTIPVDTVLTMKKLPITYSNRKENKGGYLCHSCAEQRIGPLAFLTASPEQVRAMERTVEDIVLPRHEALLFLVF; this is encoded by the exons ATGGCCAAAAGCAATTCTGTTGGCCAGGACAGCTGTCAGGACTCTGAGGGTGGTATGATTTTTCCTGCAGAGAGCAGTTGTACTCTGCCTCAGGTGGATAATGGAGAAGTGAGGCTGGGCTCGTCAGGATCTGCTCAGCCTGCCAGGAAGCGGTCTCATTCCTTTGAGGAAGGCACGGAGAGCGGCCAGTGGGATGGAGTTTCTAAGAAGACGGCACGTCATCGTTTGCTCCCATCATGTGCAAGGCTTAGGGAGGTCAGGCAAGAGGCAGAGGACGGGTTGTCCCAGTGTTCTGCAGCGTCTGGAGAAACTGGTCGAGACATTGAGGACATTGGTCCTGACCCCTTGCCTGATACATACTACGGGCTTCTTGGAACGTTGCCTTGCCAGGAAGTGCCCAGCCACATTTGCAGGCTGCCGAGTGAAGTCCTGAGGCACATCTTTGCTTTCCTGCCGGTGGAGGACCTCTACTGGAACCTTAGCCTGGTGTGCCACCTGTGGAGGGAAATAATCAATGACCCGCTG TTCATTCCTTGGAAGAAGCTATATCATCGATACTTGATGAACGAAGAGCAGGCTGTCAGCAAAGTGGATGGCATTCTCTCCAGCCATGGCATAGAAAAGGACTCGGACCTGTGTGTGCTGAACCTCATACG ATACACAGCCACCACCAAATGCTCCCCAAGTGTCGACCCTGAGAGGGTGCTGTGGAGCCTGAGGGATCACCCTCTACTTATGGAGGCTGAGGCGTGCATGCGTCAACAACTACCTGACCTCTATGCAGCTGCTGGG GGCATTAACGTCTGGGCCTTGGTGGCAGCCATGGTGCTCCTCTCCAGCTGTGTGAACGACATCCAGCACCTGCTCTTCTGCCTCAGGAGACCCAGCTCCACAGTGACCGTGCCAGATGTCACCGAGACCTTATACTGCATAGCTGTGCTCCTTTATGCCATGAGGGAGAAGGGGATTAACATCAGCAATAG GATTCACTACAACATTTTCTACTGCCTATATCTTCAGGAGAATTCCTGTACTCAGGCCACCAAAGTTACAGAGGAGCCATCTGTCTGGCCagg CAAGAAAACATCTATCCAACTAACACATGAACAACAGCTGATTCTGAACCATAAGATGGAACCTCTCCAGGTGGTAAAAATTATGGCATTTGCAG GCACTGGGAAGACGTCTACCCTGGTCAAGTATGCTGAGAAGTGGTCTCAGAGCAGGTTTCTGTATGTCACATTCAACAAGAGCATTGCAAAGCAGGCAGAGCTTGTCTTCCCCAGCAACGTCATCTGCAAGACTTTCCACTCCATGGCCTACAGTCACGTCGGGCGCAA GTACCAGCTGAAGAAGAAGTTGAATCTCTTCAAGTTAACGCCCTTCATGGTCAACTCTGTCCTTGCTGAAGGAAAAGGTGGATTCATAAGGGCCAAGTTAGTGTGTAAGACTTTAGAGAACTTCTTTGCATCAGCTGATGAAGAGCTAACTATCGATCATGTGCCCATTTGGTGCAAGAATAGCCAAGGACAGAGAGTCATGGTTGAACAGAGTGAGAAGCTG AATGGTGTCCTTGAAGCAAGCCGGCTCTGGGACAACATGCGGAAGCTGGGGGACTGCAAAGAGGAGGCATACCAAATGACACATGATG GCTATTTGAAACTCTGGCAGCTGAGCAAACCTTTGCTGGCCTCTTTTGACGCCATCTTTGTGGATGAGGCCCAGGACTGTACCCCAG CTATCATGAACATAGTTCTGTCTCAGCCGTGTGGAAAGATCTTTGTAGGGGACCCCCACCAACAGATCTATACCTTCCGAGGCGCAGTGAATGCTCTGTTCACAGTCCCTCACACTCATGTCTTCTATCTCACACAG AGTTTTAGAtttggtgtggaaatagcctacGTGGGAGCTACCATTTTGGATGTGTGCAAGAGAGTCAGGAAAAAGACATTGGTTGGAGGGAACCATCAGA GTGGCATACGAGGTGATGTAAAGGGACAAGTGGCTCTGCTGTCCAGGACCAATGCCAATGTGTTTGACGAGGCTGTCCGGGTAACAGAAGGAGAATCACCCGCAAGGATACATTTGATTGGG GGGATTAAATCATTTGGATTGGACAGAATCATTGACATTTGGACTCTTCTTCAGCCAGAGGAAGAACGGAGGAAAC GAGACCTCATCATTAAAGACAGGTTCATCAGAAGATGGGTGCATAAAGAAGGCTTCAGTGGCTTCAAGAGGTATGTGACTGCTGCAGAGGACAAGGAGCTGGAAGCGAAGATCGCAGTAGTTGAAAAATACAATATCAGGATTCCAGAACTGGTCGAAAGGATAGAGAGATGCCACATAGAAGATTTGGACTTTGCAG AGTACATTTTGGGCACCGTGCACAAAGCCAAAGGGTTAGAGTTTGACACTGTGCATGTTTTGGATGATTTCGTGAAAGTGCCTTGTGCCAGGCATAACCTTGCGCAGCTTCCTCACTTCAGAGTTG AGTCGTTTTCTGAGGATGAATGGAACTTACTATATGTTGCTGTTACTCGTGCCAAGAAGCGGCTCATAATGACCAAATCACTGGAGAATATCCTGACTCTGGCTGGG GAGTACTTCTTGCAAGCAGAGCTGACAAGTAGCGTCTTGAAAACAGGAGTGGTCCACTGCTGTGTGGGGCAGTGCGCCAACACCATCCCTGTGGACACCGTCCTCACCATGAAGAAACTGCCCATCACTTAC AGCAACAGGAAGGAAAACAAGGGTGGCTACCTCTGCCACTCGTGTGCAGAGCAGCGGATCGGGCCTTTGGCGTTTCTGACTGCCTCCCCAGAGCAGGTGCGTGCCATGGAGCGCACTGTGGAAGACATCGTGCTGCCCAGGCACGAGgccctcctcttccttgtcttctGA
- the Fbh1 gene encoding F-box DNA helicase 1 isoform X1, with amino-acid sequence MSRFKRKHLTVIECQHLARNHLAVTQPFSQRWTNRDPNHGLYPRPRTKGRNRGRRCQRYISEFFLAGHQHCTNDMAKSNSVGQDSCQDSEGGMIFPAESSCTLPQVDNGEVRLGSSGSAQPARKRSHSFEEGTESGQWDGVSKKTARHRLLPSCARLREVRQEAEDGLSQCSAASGETGRDIEDIGPDPLPDTYYGLLGTLPCQEVPSHICRLPSEVLRHIFAFLPVEDLYWNLSLVCHLWREIINDPLFIPWKKLYHRYLMNEEQAVSKVDGILSSHGIEKDSDLCVLNLIRYTATTKCSPSVDPERVLWSLRDHPLLMEAEACMRQQLPDLYAAAGGINVWALVAAMVLLSSCVNDIQHLLFCLRRPSSTVTVPDVTETLYCIAVLLYAMREKGINISNRIHYNIFYCLYLQENSCTQATKVTEEPSVWPGKKTSIQLTHEQQLILNHKMEPLQVVKIMAFAGTGKTSTLVKYAEKWSQSRFLYVTFNKSIAKQAELVFPSNVICKTFHSMAYSHVGRKYQLKKKLNLFKLTPFMVNSVLAEGKGGFIRAKLVCKTLENFFASADEELTIDHVPIWCKNSQGQRVMVEQSEKLNGVLEASRLWDNMRKLGDCKEEAYQMTHDGYLKLWQLSKPLLASFDAIFVDEAQDCTPAIMNIVLSQPCGKIFVGDPHQQIYTFRGAVNALFTVPHTHVFYLTQSFRFGVEIAYVGATILDVCKRVRKKTLVGGNHQSGIRGDVKGQVALLSRTNANVFDEAVRVTEGESPARIHLIGGIKSFGLDRIIDIWTLLQPEEERRKRDLIIKDRFIRRWVHKEGFSGFKRYVTAAEDKELEAKIAVVEKYNIRIPELVERIERCHIEDLDFAEYILGTVHKAKGLEFDTVHVLDDFVKVPCARHNLAQLPHFRVESFSEDEWNLLYVAVTRAKKRLIMTKSLENILTLAGEYFLQAELTSSVLKTGVVHCCVGQCANTIPVDTVLTMKKLPITYSNRKENKGGYLCHSCAEQRIGPLAFLTASPEQVRAMERTVEDIVLPRHEALLFLVF; translated from the exons TGAGCCGGTTTAAGCGGAAGCATCTTACAGTGATCGAGTGCCAGCATTTGGCCCGGAATCATTTGGCTGTGACTCAGCCCTTCAGTCAGAGATGGACAAACAGAGACCCTAACCATGGTCTCTATCCTAGGCCCAGAACAAAAGGACGGAATAGGG GTCGAAGATGTCAGAGATATATTTCTGAGTTCTTCCTAGCTGGCCACCAGCATTGTACCAATGACATGGCCAAAAGCAATTCTGTTGGCCAGGACAGCTGTCAGGACTCTGAGGGTGGTATGATTTTTCCTGCAGAGAGCAGTTGTACTCTGCCTCAGGTGGATAATGGAGAAGTGAGGCTGGGCTCGTCAGGATCTGCTCAGCCTGCCAGGAAGCGGTCTCATTCCTTTGAGGAAGGCACGGAGAGCGGCCAGTGGGATGGAGTTTCTAAGAAGACGGCACGTCATCGTTTGCTCCCATCATGTGCAAGGCTTAGGGAGGTCAGGCAAGAGGCAGAGGACGGGTTGTCCCAGTGTTCTGCAGCGTCTGGAGAAACTGGTCGAGACATTGAGGACATTGGTCCTGACCCCTTGCCTGATACATACTACGGGCTTCTTGGAACGTTGCCTTGCCAGGAAGTGCCCAGCCACATTTGCAGGCTGCCGAGTGAAGTCCTGAGGCACATCTTTGCTTTCCTGCCGGTGGAGGACCTCTACTGGAACCTTAGCCTGGTGTGCCACCTGTGGAGGGAAATAATCAATGACCCGCTG TTCATTCCTTGGAAGAAGCTATATCATCGATACTTGATGAACGAAGAGCAGGCTGTCAGCAAAGTGGATGGCATTCTCTCCAGCCATGGCATAGAAAAGGACTCGGACCTGTGTGTGCTGAACCTCATACG ATACACAGCCACCACCAAATGCTCCCCAAGTGTCGACCCTGAGAGGGTGCTGTGGAGCCTGAGGGATCACCCTCTACTTATGGAGGCTGAGGCGTGCATGCGTCAACAACTACCTGACCTCTATGCAGCTGCTGGG GGCATTAACGTCTGGGCCTTGGTGGCAGCCATGGTGCTCCTCTCCAGCTGTGTGAACGACATCCAGCACCTGCTCTTCTGCCTCAGGAGACCCAGCTCCACAGTGACCGTGCCAGATGTCACCGAGACCTTATACTGCATAGCTGTGCTCCTTTATGCCATGAGGGAGAAGGGGATTAACATCAGCAATAG GATTCACTACAACATTTTCTACTGCCTATATCTTCAGGAGAATTCCTGTACTCAGGCCACCAAAGTTACAGAGGAGCCATCTGTCTGGCCagg CAAGAAAACATCTATCCAACTAACACATGAACAACAGCTGATTCTGAACCATAAGATGGAACCTCTCCAGGTGGTAAAAATTATGGCATTTGCAG GCACTGGGAAGACGTCTACCCTGGTCAAGTATGCTGAGAAGTGGTCTCAGAGCAGGTTTCTGTATGTCACATTCAACAAGAGCATTGCAAAGCAGGCAGAGCTTGTCTTCCCCAGCAACGTCATCTGCAAGACTTTCCACTCCATGGCCTACAGTCACGTCGGGCGCAA GTACCAGCTGAAGAAGAAGTTGAATCTCTTCAAGTTAACGCCCTTCATGGTCAACTCTGTCCTTGCTGAAGGAAAAGGTGGATTCATAAGGGCCAAGTTAGTGTGTAAGACTTTAGAGAACTTCTTTGCATCAGCTGATGAAGAGCTAACTATCGATCATGTGCCCATTTGGTGCAAGAATAGCCAAGGACAGAGAGTCATGGTTGAACAGAGTGAGAAGCTG AATGGTGTCCTTGAAGCAAGCCGGCTCTGGGACAACATGCGGAAGCTGGGGGACTGCAAAGAGGAGGCATACCAAATGACACATGATG GCTATTTGAAACTCTGGCAGCTGAGCAAACCTTTGCTGGCCTCTTTTGACGCCATCTTTGTGGATGAGGCCCAGGACTGTACCCCAG CTATCATGAACATAGTTCTGTCTCAGCCGTGTGGAAAGATCTTTGTAGGGGACCCCCACCAACAGATCTATACCTTCCGAGGCGCAGTGAATGCTCTGTTCACAGTCCCTCACACTCATGTCTTCTATCTCACACAG AGTTTTAGAtttggtgtggaaatagcctacGTGGGAGCTACCATTTTGGATGTGTGCAAGAGAGTCAGGAAAAAGACATTGGTTGGAGGGAACCATCAGA GTGGCATACGAGGTGATGTAAAGGGACAAGTGGCTCTGCTGTCCAGGACCAATGCCAATGTGTTTGACGAGGCTGTCCGGGTAACAGAAGGAGAATCACCCGCAAGGATACATTTGATTGGG GGGATTAAATCATTTGGATTGGACAGAATCATTGACATTTGGACTCTTCTTCAGCCAGAGGAAGAACGGAGGAAAC GAGACCTCATCATTAAAGACAGGTTCATCAGAAGATGGGTGCATAAAGAAGGCTTCAGTGGCTTCAAGAGGTATGTGACTGCTGCAGAGGACAAGGAGCTGGAAGCGAAGATCGCAGTAGTTGAAAAATACAATATCAGGATTCCAGAACTGGTCGAAAGGATAGAGAGATGCCACATAGAAGATTTGGACTTTGCAG AGTACATTTTGGGCACCGTGCACAAAGCCAAAGGGTTAGAGTTTGACACTGTGCATGTTTTGGATGATTTCGTGAAAGTGCCTTGTGCCAGGCATAACCTTGCGCAGCTTCCTCACTTCAGAGTTG AGTCGTTTTCTGAGGATGAATGGAACTTACTATATGTTGCTGTTACTCGTGCCAAGAAGCGGCTCATAATGACCAAATCACTGGAGAATATCCTGACTCTGGCTGGG GAGTACTTCTTGCAAGCAGAGCTGACAAGTAGCGTCTTGAAAACAGGAGTGGTCCACTGCTGTGTGGGGCAGTGCGCCAACACCATCCCTGTGGACACCGTCCTCACCATGAAGAAACTGCCCATCACTTAC AGCAACAGGAAGGAAAACAAGGGTGGCTACCTCTGCCACTCGTGTGCAGAGCAGCGGATCGGGCCTTTGGCGTTTCTGACTGCCTCCCCAGAGCAGGTGCGTGCCATGGAGCGCACTGTGGAAGACATCGTGCTGCCCAGGCACGAGgccctcctcttccttgtcttctGA
- the Fbh1 gene encoding F-box DNA helicase 1 isoform X3: protein MSRFKRKHLTVIECQHLARNHLAVTQPFSQRWTNRDPNHGLYPRPRTKGRNRESSCTLPQVDNGEVRLGSSGSAQPARKRSHSFEEGTESGQWDGVSKKTARHRLLPSCARLREVRQEAEDGLSQCSAASGETGRDIEDIGPDPLPDTYYGLLGTLPCQEVPSHICRLPSEVLRHIFAFLPVEDLYWNLSLVCHLWREIINDPLFIPWKKLYHRYLMNEEQAVSKVDGILSSHGIEKDSDLCVLNLIRYTATTKCSPSVDPERVLWSLRDHPLLMEAEACMRQQLPDLYAAAGGINVWALVAAMVLLSSCVNDIQHLLFCLRRPSSTVTVPDVTETLYCIAVLLYAMREKGINISNRIHYNIFYCLYLQENSCTQATKVTEEPSVWPGKKTSIQLTHEQQLILNHKMEPLQVVKIMAFAGTGKTSTLVKYAEKWSQSRFLYVTFNKSIAKQAELVFPSNVICKTFHSMAYSHVGRKYQLKKKLNLFKLTPFMVNSVLAEGKGGFIRAKLVCKTLENFFASADEELTIDHVPIWCKNSQGQRVMVEQSEKLNGVLEASRLWDNMRKLGDCKEEAYQMTHDGYLKLWQLSKPLLASFDAIFVDEAQDCTPAIMNIVLSQPCGKIFVGDPHQQIYTFRGAVNALFTVPHTHVFYLTQSFRFGVEIAYVGATILDVCKRVRKKTLVGGNHQSGIRGDVKGQVALLSRTNANVFDEAVRVTEGESPARIHLIGGIKSFGLDRIIDIWTLLQPEEERRKRDLIIKDRFIRRWVHKEGFSGFKRYVTAAEDKELEAKIAVVEKYNIRIPELVERIERCHIEDLDFAEYILGTVHKAKGLEFDTVHVLDDFVKVPCARHNLAQLPHFRVESFSEDEWNLLYVAVTRAKKRLIMTKSLENILTLAGEYFLQAELTSSVLKTGVVHCCVGQCANTIPVDTVLTMKKLPITYSNRKENKGGYLCHSCAEQRIGPLAFLTASPEQVRAMERTVEDIVLPRHEALLFLVF, encoded by the exons TGAGCCGGTTTAAGCGGAAGCATCTTACAGTGATCGAGTGCCAGCATTTGGCCCGGAATCATTTGGCTGTGACTCAGCCCTTCAGTCAGAGATGGACAAACAGAGACCCTAACCATGGTCTCTATCCTAGGCCCAGAACAAAAGGACGGAATAGGG AGAGCAGTTGTACTCTGCCTCAGGTGGATAATGGAGAAGTGAGGCTGGGCTCGTCAGGATCTGCTCAGCCTGCCAGGAAGCGGTCTCATTCCTTTGAGGAAGGCACGGAGAGCGGCCAGTGGGATGGAGTTTCTAAGAAGACGGCACGTCATCGTTTGCTCCCATCATGTGCAAGGCTTAGGGAGGTCAGGCAAGAGGCAGAGGACGGGTTGTCCCAGTGTTCTGCAGCGTCTGGAGAAACTGGTCGAGACATTGAGGACATTGGTCCTGACCCCTTGCCTGATACATACTACGGGCTTCTTGGAACGTTGCCTTGCCAGGAAGTGCCCAGCCACATTTGCAGGCTGCCGAGTGAAGTCCTGAGGCACATCTTTGCTTTCCTGCCGGTGGAGGACCTCTACTGGAACCTTAGCCTGGTGTGCCACCTGTGGAGGGAAATAATCAATGACCCGCTG TTCATTCCTTGGAAGAAGCTATATCATCGATACTTGATGAACGAAGAGCAGGCTGTCAGCAAAGTGGATGGCATTCTCTCCAGCCATGGCATAGAAAAGGACTCGGACCTGTGTGTGCTGAACCTCATACG ATACACAGCCACCACCAAATGCTCCCCAAGTGTCGACCCTGAGAGGGTGCTGTGGAGCCTGAGGGATCACCCTCTACTTATGGAGGCTGAGGCGTGCATGCGTCAACAACTACCTGACCTCTATGCAGCTGCTGGG GGCATTAACGTCTGGGCCTTGGTGGCAGCCATGGTGCTCCTCTCCAGCTGTGTGAACGACATCCAGCACCTGCTCTTCTGCCTCAGGAGACCCAGCTCCACAGTGACCGTGCCAGATGTCACCGAGACCTTATACTGCATAGCTGTGCTCCTTTATGCCATGAGGGAGAAGGGGATTAACATCAGCAATAG GATTCACTACAACATTTTCTACTGCCTATATCTTCAGGAGAATTCCTGTACTCAGGCCACCAAAGTTACAGAGGAGCCATCTGTCTGGCCagg CAAGAAAACATCTATCCAACTAACACATGAACAACAGCTGATTCTGAACCATAAGATGGAACCTCTCCAGGTGGTAAAAATTATGGCATTTGCAG GCACTGGGAAGACGTCTACCCTGGTCAAGTATGCTGAGAAGTGGTCTCAGAGCAGGTTTCTGTATGTCACATTCAACAAGAGCATTGCAAAGCAGGCAGAGCTTGTCTTCCCCAGCAACGTCATCTGCAAGACTTTCCACTCCATGGCCTACAGTCACGTCGGGCGCAA GTACCAGCTGAAGAAGAAGTTGAATCTCTTCAAGTTAACGCCCTTCATGGTCAACTCTGTCCTTGCTGAAGGAAAAGGTGGATTCATAAGGGCCAAGTTAGTGTGTAAGACTTTAGAGAACTTCTTTGCATCAGCTGATGAAGAGCTAACTATCGATCATGTGCCCATTTGGTGCAAGAATAGCCAAGGACAGAGAGTCATGGTTGAACAGAGTGAGAAGCTG AATGGTGTCCTTGAAGCAAGCCGGCTCTGGGACAACATGCGGAAGCTGGGGGACTGCAAAGAGGAGGCATACCAAATGACACATGATG GCTATTTGAAACTCTGGCAGCTGAGCAAACCTTTGCTGGCCTCTTTTGACGCCATCTTTGTGGATGAGGCCCAGGACTGTACCCCAG CTATCATGAACATAGTTCTGTCTCAGCCGTGTGGAAAGATCTTTGTAGGGGACCCCCACCAACAGATCTATACCTTCCGAGGCGCAGTGAATGCTCTGTTCACAGTCCCTCACACTCATGTCTTCTATCTCACACAG AGTTTTAGAtttggtgtggaaatagcctacGTGGGAGCTACCATTTTGGATGTGTGCAAGAGAGTCAGGAAAAAGACATTGGTTGGAGGGAACCATCAGA GTGGCATACGAGGTGATGTAAAGGGACAAGTGGCTCTGCTGTCCAGGACCAATGCCAATGTGTTTGACGAGGCTGTCCGGGTAACAGAAGGAGAATCACCCGCAAGGATACATTTGATTGGG GGGATTAAATCATTTGGATTGGACAGAATCATTGACATTTGGACTCTTCTTCAGCCAGAGGAAGAACGGAGGAAAC GAGACCTCATCATTAAAGACAGGTTCATCAGAAGATGGGTGCATAAAGAAGGCTTCAGTGGCTTCAAGAGGTATGTGACTGCTGCAGAGGACAAGGAGCTGGAAGCGAAGATCGCAGTAGTTGAAAAATACAATATCAGGATTCCAGAACTGGTCGAAAGGATAGAGAGATGCCACATAGAAGATTTGGACTTTGCAG AGTACATTTTGGGCACCGTGCACAAAGCCAAAGGGTTAGAGTTTGACACTGTGCATGTTTTGGATGATTTCGTGAAAGTGCCTTGTGCCAGGCATAACCTTGCGCAGCTTCCTCACTTCAGAGTTG AGTCGTTTTCTGAGGATGAATGGAACTTACTATATGTTGCTGTTACTCGTGCCAAGAAGCGGCTCATAATGACCAAATCACTGGAGAATATCCTGACTCTGGCTGGG GAGTACTTCTTGCAAGCAGAGCTGACAAGTAGCGTCTTGAAAACAGGAGTGGTCCACTGCTGTGTGGGGCAGTGCGCCAACACCATCCCTGTGGACACCGTCCTCACCATGAAGAAACTGCCCATCACTTAC AGCAACAGGAAGGAAAACAAGGGTGGCTACCTCTGCCACTCGTGTGCAGAGCAGCGGATCGGGCCTTTGGCGTTTCTGACTGCCTCCCCAGAGCAGGTGCGTGCCATGGAGCGCACTGTGGAAGACATCGTGCTGCCCAGGCACGAGgccctcctcttccttgtcttctGA